The following coding sequences lie in one Alosa alosa isolate M-15738 ecotype Scorff River chromosome 21, AALO_Geno_1.1, whole genome shotgun sequence genomic window:
- the zgc:165481 gene encoding E3 ubiquitin-protein ligase RNF182 produces MSAMETDQEEREEAEEERRDLETEETDGATDMEEREGERDGERDGESDPDERPPSSPDELECKICYQRYSSHGRRPKLLACLHRVCARCLRRMLDLGASGALAPSPGGLSLSLSVSCPFCRHPTPLGQLSVDALPDDANLMGRLERRPTRTSCGSEPREVLLTPHGLASLGSPDHEHQHDSSCFVITILEVQRDSLPSRHADGLSTHSSSSSSLDSASLGSAGGGAEQEPDDALSRLCVHVRRVLVWLLGCFYFGSLPLGIYLLVIQRVTLGIVCVSLVPTSLTVCLVYGFCQCLCQGLCDCVPRT; encoded by the coding sequence ATGAGCGCCATGGAGACGgaccaagaggagagagaggaggcagaggaggagaggagagacctgGAGACAGAGGAGACGGATGGAGCGACagacatggaggagagagagggagagagagatggagagagggatggtgagAGTGACCCAGACGAGCGTCCCCCCAGCAGTCCGGACGAGCTGGAGTGTAAGATCTGCTACCAACGCTACTCCAGCCACGGGCGCCGGCCCAAGCTGCTGGCCTGCCTACACCGCGTGTGTGCCCGCTGCCTGCGCCGCATGCTGGACCTGGGCGCGTCCGGCGCGCTCGCCCCCTCCCCCGGCGGCCTGAGCCTCAGCCTGAGCGTCAGCTGCCCCTTCTGCCGACACCCCACGCCGCTGGGCCAGCTCTCAGTGGACGCGCTGCCCGACGACGCCAACCTGATGGGCCGGCTGGAGCGCCGGCCCACGCGCACGTCCTGCGGCTCGGAGCCACGCGAGGTCCTGCTCACGCCCCACGGCCTGGCCTCGCTGGGCAGCCCTGACCACGAACACCAACACGACTCATCTTGCTTCGTCATCACCATCCTGGAGGTGCAGCGTGACAGCCTCCCTAGTCGCCACGCCGACGGACTGTCCACGCACTCCTCGTCCTCGTCCAGCCTGGACTCGGCGTCTCTGGGCTCGGCAGGTGGCGGGGCGGAGCAGGAGCCGGACGACGCGCTGTCCAGGCTGTGCGTCCACGTGCGGCGcgtgctggtctggctgctgggcTGCTTCTACTTCGGCTCGCTGCCGCTGGGCATCTACCTGCTGGTCATCCAGCGCGTGACACTCGGCATTGTCTGCGTCAGCCTGGTGCCCACCAGCCTGACCGTCTGCCTGGTCTACGGGTTCTGCCAGTGTCTGTGCCAGGGCCTCTGTGACTGTGTGCCCAGGACATAG